The Microvirga thermotolerans sequence AGGGCCTCGCCGTCATCGAGGCCTTCGACGCGGACCGGCCGCGCCTCACCCTGACGGACGTGGCGAAGCTGACGGGGATCACCCGCGCGGCCGCGCGGCGATACCTGAAGACGCTGACAAAGCTGAACTACGCCGATTTCGACGGCCGCTACTTCAGCCTCAGCCCGCGCATCCTGCGCCTGGGCTATGCCTATCTCGCCTCCTCATCCCTCTCCATGCGGCTGCAACCGTTCCTGGAGAGGATCTCCGCCGAGACGGGCGAGTCGAGCTCGGCGGCGATCCTGGACGGGGACGACATCGTCTACATCGCCCGCTCGGCGACACAGCGTATCATGTCCGTGAGCCTGGGCGTCGGCACGCGGCTTCCCGCCTATTGCACCTCGCTCGGCCGCGCCATCCTCGCGTTCCAGCCGGAGAAGGCGCTCGAAGCCTATCTCAAACGCGTGCGCCTGGAGCCGCGCACGCCCTACACCATCACGCGCAAGCAGGACCTGCGCGCGGCCCTGGAGACCGTCCGCGCCGAGGGCTGCGCCGTGATCAACGAGGAACTGGAACTCGGGCTCCGCTCCATCGCGGTGCCCCTTGTCCAGGCGAACGGCACGGTCCGAGTCGCCCTGAACATCGGGACGCAGGCCGCCCGGGTCCCCGCATCGGAGATGAAGACCCGCTTCCTGCCGCCGCTCCTGGAAGCGGCGGAGACCCTGCGGCGGATCCTCTGAGCGGCCCGGCGGCAGACCGCCGGAGGATTCCAGGCGAAGCGAAACTCCTCTATGGAGTTCCTTTCCGAATCGGAAGCCCGCATGTCCGCCGAACAGTTCATCCTGACCCTGTCCTGCCGGAACCGCCCCGGCATCGTCGCCGCCGTCTCCACCCACCTGTTCCGGAACGGGGGCAACATCCTGGAGGCGCAGCAATTCGACGACACCGAGAGCAACCGCTTCTTCATGCGGGTGGTGTTCGACTTCGTGGAAGGCGCCCAGCCTCTCGACGTCCAGCGCCAGGCATTCGCGCCGGTGGCGGAGGCGCACGACATGGCGTTCTCGATCCGCAGCCGGGCCGAGCGGCAGCGCGTCCTGATCCTCGTCTCGAAGTTCGACCACTGCCTGGCGGACCTGCTCTACCGCTGGCGGACGGGCGAGCTGCCCATGGACATTGCGGGCATCGTCTCCAACCACCCGCGCGAGACCTTCGCGCACCACGACTTCTCGGGATTGAGCTTCCACTATCTGAAGGTCACGCCGCAGACCAAGCAGGAGCAGGAGGCGGCCCTGTGGGACCTCGTGCAATCGACCGGGACCGACCTCGTCGTGCTCGCCCGCTACATGCAGGTGCTCTCCGACGGCCTGGCGGCGAAGCTCGCCGGACGCTGCATCAACATCCACCACTCGTTCCTGCCGGGCTTCAAGGGCGCGAAGCCGTACCATCAGGCCCATGCGCGCGGCGTGAAGCTGATCGGCGCGACGGCCCACTACGTCACGGCGGACCTGGACGAGGGACCGATCATCGAGCAGGACGTGGAGCGCATCAGCCACCACGACACGCCCGAAGACCTGATCCGCAAGGGCCGCGACATCGAGCGGAGGGTCCTGGCCCGCGCCATCGCCTGGCACCTGGACGGGCGGGTTCTCCTGAACGGCGCGCGCACGGTGGTGTTCCGCGACTAGCGCATCGGGCGGGACCGGAGGTCCGCCCGATGCGCCGGGACGGCGCGGTCAGGCCGCGGCTTCCGCGAGGCGCCGGCGCACGGCGAGGGCGAGATCGGGCCGGTCCGTCGTGATCTGCCGGACGGGCTGGGCGAGCCAGTATTCGAGATCCGCTTCCTCGTTGGGCACCCAGGCCCCGAGCCGTCCGGTGCCGACGGCGGACAGGAACGATTCCATGCTGTGGACGAGGAGCGCCTTCTCCACGGCGATCGTGCAGCCCGGAATCGCCGCGAAGCGGGCGATGGCGCGATCGAGCCCTCCCATCATCTCCGCGGAGCGGCGGTCGAGCGAGGCGAGCACGCGGATCTTGGGGTCGAGCTGCCGCACCCGCTCGAGCACCTCCGGCGCGAAGCAGGTCAGGAAAGAGCGCTCCTCGAGCCCCCGGCGACGGACCGCCTCGAGGGCGAGCGCCTCCAACCCCTCGTAAGGATTGCCGACCGCGTCCGTCTTGATCTCGATGTGCAGTTCGAGGCCGCTGGGGCCCAGGACGTCGAGAACCTCGTCGAGGCTCGGGATCCGCTCGCTGCTGTCGCGCAGCCCGATGGACTGGAGTTCGGCCAGGGTCTTCCGGCCCACCGGGCCACTCCCGTGGGTGGTGCGCTCCAGGGTCGGATCGTGGATCACCACGAGCTTCCCGTCGCGCGTCATGTGCACGTCGAACTCGACGCCCTCGACGCCCATGGCGGCGAGCTTGCGGAAGCCTTCGAGGCTGTTCTCCGGCCAGAGATTCCTGGCGCCGCGGTGACCGACGATCATGACCATGGGACGAACCTTACTTGCTGCTGTCGACGAGGCCGCGCACGAACCAGCGCTGCATGACGAGCACGACGAGAACCGGCGGCAGCATGGCGAGGAGCGCACCGCTCATGGCCACGTTCCAGGCCGGCTCCGTATCCGAGCGGGGGATGAGATGCTTCACGCCGATCACCGCAGTCGCCATGTCCTTGTCGGTGGTGAACAGGAGCGGCCAGAGATACTGGTTCCAGCCGTAGAGGAACAGAATGATCGAGAGCGCGATCATGTTGGAGCGCGACAGGGGCAGGAGGATCGTCCAGAAGAAGCGCATGGCCGAGGCCCCGTCGAGCCGCGCCGCCTCCAGAAGCTCTTCCGGCACCGTGAGGAAGAACTGCCGGAACAGGAAAGTCGCCGAGGCGGAGGCGATCAGCGGCAGGATCAGGCCCTGGTAGGTGTTCAGCATGTTCCATTCGAGCGCGATCTCGACCCTGTGGCCGGTGATCCATTCCCACAGGCCTGCGATGTCGAGGGCGTCGACGAGCCACTGGATCGGCAGCGCCGCGTTCGCGACCGACTCATATGTCGGCACGATGCGCACCTCGACGGGCAGCATCAGGGACATGAAGATCAGCCAGAAGGCGAGAAGCCGGAACCGGAAGCGGAAATAGGTGATGGCGAAGGCGGAGAGGAGCGAGATCGCCACCTTGCCCACGGTGATGCCCGTGGCGACGATGAAGGAATTGATCAGGAGCCTGCCGAAGTTCACCCTGTTCCAGGCGGTCGCCAGGTTCTCGACGAAGTGGCCGCCCGGCAGCCAGGGCATCGGGACCTGCTGGACCTCCTGCATGGTGAGGGAGCCCGCGATGAAGGCGAAGTAGAGCGGCATGCAGACGAGCACGATGCCGCCGATGAGGATGAGGTGGCAGACGAGGGTGAGGACGGGGGAGCGTTCGACCATGGTCAGATGCTGTAGTTCACCTTGCGCTCGACGTACTTGAACTGCAGCAGCGTGAGCAGCAGCGCGAAGGTCATGAGCAGCACGGACTGCGCCGCCGAGGACCCGAGATCGAGATTGACGAAGCCGTCCTGGTAGACCTTGTAGACCAGGATGTTGGTGGCGCCGGCCGGACCTCCATGCGTGACCGCGTCGATGATCGCGAAGGTCTCGAAGAAGCCGTAGACGAAGTTCATCGTGGTGAGGAAGAACAGGGTCGGGCCGAGGAGCGGCAGCGCGATCTGGAAGAAGCGCTTCACCGGCCCCGCCCCGTCCACGGCTGCGGCCTCCATGAGGGACTTCGGCACCGCGAGCAGGCCCGCGACGAGGAAGATGTAGTCGTAGCAGATGTGCTTCCAGGATGCGGCGAGCACGACGAGCAGCATGGCGTCCCAGCCGTTGCGGTTGGGATCCCACGCGACGCCCAACGACTTGAGGAAGAAGGCGATGGGACCGACGGAGGGATTGAAGAGGAAGGCCCAGATCACGCCCGCGATCACCGGGGCGATGGCATAGGGCAGCAGGATGATGCCCTTGTAGGCCGCCTGGAAGCGCACCACCCGGTCCGTCGCGAAGGCCAGGACCAGGGCGACGACGATGGTCAGCACGTTCTGGGCCAGGGTGAACCAGATCGTCACCCAGACGGAGTTGCGGTAGCTCTCGCTCCGGAAGAGCGCCTTGAAGTTATCGAGCCAGACGAAATGCACCGTCGCGCCGAAGGGGTCGGCGAGCAGGAAGGCCTGCATCAGGGCGCGGACGGAGGGAATGAAGAAGAAGAACAGGAGGATGAGAAGCTGCGGCAGCAGCAGCAGGGTCGGCAGCCCTGCCGTCCTGAAATGGGCCTGCTTCAGGCCGGGTTCGTGAGTGCGTGCGACCACGTCGAAGCTCCGCTAGAGCGGTTGGGGAAGCGGCACGGAGGGGAGGAAGGGTCTCCGTGCCGCCCCGGCCGGTCAGTACTTGCCCTTGTTGAGGCGCTCGTACTGCCGGAGGATCTCGTTGCCCCGCTTCACGGCGTCGTCCATCGCCTGCTGCGCGTCCTTCTTGCCGGCGAAGAGCGCCTCGACCTCCTCGCGCTGGGCGAACATGGCCTGCGTGAAGTTGCCGAAGTGGAAGCCGAGGGAGTTCTCCGAGGGCGTGCCCCGGTTGAGCTGGAGGATGGCGATCTCGCGGGTCGGGCTCTCCTTGTAGTAGCCCTGGGACTTGGCGAGCTCATAGGCCTTGTTGGTCAGGGGCACGTAGCCCGTGGCCTTGTGCCACCACAGCTGCGTCTCGGGCTTGGCCAGGAAGTCGAAGAAGGCGGCGACGGCCTTTTCCTCCTCCGGCTTGTGCCCCTTGATGACCCAGAGCGCGGCCCCGCCGATGGTGCTGTTCTTCGGCTCGCGTCCCTCCTCCCACGGGAGGAAAGTGGCGCTCCAGGCGATCTTCGCGTTCTTCTCGATGCCGCTGTGAGCCGCGGTGGAGGCGAAGTAGGTGGCGCAGGTTCCGGAGGTGAAGAGCTGCTCGGGGCTGAAGCCCTGGCCCGCGATCTTCAGCACCCCGTCGTCGAGCCAGCGCTTCAGGCGCGCCACCTGCGGGACGACGAGCGTCTTGTTGTAGACGAACTCCGTGTCGAGCCCGTTATAGCCGTTCGCCTTGGTGGCATAGGGCTGGTCGTTGATGGCGCTGTAGTTCTCGATCAGGCTCCAGTGGTAGTCCGTGGCGAGCGCGGTGCCGCATTCGGCCGCGCCGGACTTCTTGATGGCGTAGAGCTGCTTCTCGAACTCGCCCCAGGTCTGGGCCGGCTTGTCGAAGCCCGCCTTCTGGAACTGGTCCTTGTTGTAGAACAGGATCGGCGAGGAGGAGTTGAAGGGCATGGCGGCCAGGCGGCCCTTGTAGGAGTAGAATCCGGCGACCGGCTTGATGAAGTCGTTCCAGTCGATCTTGTAGCCCGCCTTCTCCATCAGGTCCTGCGCGGGGACGATGGCGTCGGAGAGGAGCATGGTCATGAAGCCGCGCTCGTAGATCTGCACGATATGGGGCGGGCGCTTGGCGCGGTAGGCGGCGATGGTGCTGTTGATCACCTCGTCGTAGTTGCCCTTGTTGACCGCGACGACCTTGTACTGCTCGTTGGACTCGTTGAACTTCTTGACCAGTTCGTCCACGCGCTCGCCGTTGACGCCGGTCATGGCGTGCCACCATTGTACCTCGACGGGTTCCGCCATCGCGGCGCCCGAAAGGCACAGCGCAAGGACGCCTGCGGCGGCCTGGGCCTTGAGAGACAGCATTTTCACGGTCGATCCTCCCTTGGTTCGTCGTTCCGTTCGCTCAGGCAGAGGCGGCATGACGCACCTCCGCCCCCATGCGCCGCCCCCAGAAGCCATCTTCTGCGAAGAGAGCGGCGATTCCCCTGTCCAGCCAGCCCAGATCGTCGAGAAGATCCAGGAGGGTGTAGCGCCGGCGGATCAGGCGCGCGCGCCTGTAGTCCGCTGCAAGCTTCGAAAGCGGCACGCCGAGATCGCCCGGATGCGCCGGCGCGCCGGCCTGCCGCAGCCATGTCTCCATGGTCGCCGCGGGGACGCAGGTGCGGCGCAGGTCCTCGCGCAGGGCCGGCCACCGCTCCGCCAGGAGCGCAAGCCGCTCGGCGCGGCGATGCGCCCGGCCTCCCTTCGCGGCCATTTCGGCGCGCGCGCTGTCCGCGAGGTGCCCGGCCGGGAACCCCGCCGCGATCTCCGCCTCGATCCGCTCGGGCGTGGACGCGCCGGAGGCGGTGCGGACCGTGCCGGGCGCGATGTCCTGATCGAGGAACCACTCGTAGAGGGCGAGCAGGGCCACGGTGCCGATTCCGACGCAGGCCCCGTGCGCGGCGGGCTCGCCCCGAAAGGTGAGCCGCTCCATCTCCCAGACATGGGAAATGAGGTGCTCGGCCCCGCTCGCCGGGCGGGAGTTGCCGTGCGCCTGCATGGCGAAGCCGGCGACGAGAAGGCCGTTCACCAGGGCGCCTGTGGCGGCGCCCTCCCCGTTTGCGACGGCGGCGGGCTCGGCGAGCCAGGCGCGGACGTTGTCCTGCACCATGGCGAAGGGTTCGGGATCGATGGTCTCCTCGCCGAGCGCGTCGGCGAGCTTCCAGTCGGCCCCGGCGACGATCTTGCCGGCGAGGTCGCCGTAGCCCCAGCCCGCCATGCGGCGCGGCGCCTTGGCGACGATGTCGAGGTCGGCCACGACCGCGACCGGCGGCGCGCAGTCGAGGGTCCGCTTGAAGCCCTCGTCCAGGAGGGCGGCGCCGGAGGCGGCATAGCCGTCCATGGACGCCGCCGTCGCCACGCAGACGTAAGGCACGCCCGCCACCTCGGCGGCATACTTCGTGAGATCGTTGACGACGCCCGAGCCCACGGAAACCGGAATCGCGCCCCGCTCGCGGAGGGTCGCGGCGATGCCGCGGGCCGTGGCGGCGTGCGGCTTCACCCGCGGCTTCTCGTCCAGGACGACCGGTTCCGCGACCGTAAGCCCGGCGCCGGCGAGCACCGAGACCGCTGCCCGGCCCGCCGCCTCCATCGTGTTGTCGTCGGCGATCACGACCAATGGCCTTTCCCCGAAATCCCGGACGCACTCGGGCAGCGCGGCCAGGGCGCCGGGCGCCACGAACACGCTGCGGGTCACGGCGGCCTTTTCGATTGCCCGGTCGAGTACGCGTGCCTGATCGGCCATCCATCCCTCACTGGAAATTACATTTGAATAGTTTGTATTACAAATGTATGACACTGGCAATGGAGCGGCGCGGATTTCACCCGGCGCCCGTCGGTCTCCTCCACGCATGCGGGGGCGCTCCCGCCCCTCCCGCCGGGCGGCGCGCTTGAGAATTGGGAGCAGGTGTGACAATTCCGGTCGGCAACAGCGTTTCCCGAGGGCTCCGGCCATGACCCGTCCCGACGAGCAGATCGAAGCCCGCGTCGCCTGGCTCTACTTCATGGAAGGGCTGACCCAGGCCGAGATCGCCGAGAGGCTGGGGATGACGCGGCTTCGCGTGAACCGCATGCTGGTGGAGGCGCGCACCAGCGGCCTCGTGAGCATCGCCCTCAACTCGCGGTTCGCAAGCTGCGTCGAGCTGGAGCGGACCCTGGTCGGGGAACTCGGCCTGAAGGCCGCGATCGTCATCCCGACGCCGCAGGACCCGGATCTCATCCCCGTCCTCATCGGCCAGGCGACGGGCGAGTATCTTTCGACCTACCTCGAGGAGAACAGGGTGCGCGGCCTCGGCCTCGGCTGGGGCGCCACCCTGCGCGAGACCATCCGCAACATGCGGTCGGGACGCTATCCGGACTTGTGCGTCAATTCCATGATGGGGGGTCTCACCCACGGGCTCGAGCTCAACACCTTCGAGACCGCGAGCGCGCTCGCCAACCGGCTCAACGCCCAGTGCCAGTATCTTGCAGCTCCCATCTACGCCGGCAGCCCGGAATCGCGCGACATCATCCTGGCCCAGGACGTCTTCCGCGAGACGTTCGAACGCATCGCCGCCAACGACATCGCGGTCCTGAGCATCGGCGACCTCTCGGAGCGCTCCCTCCTGGTGCGCTACGGCCTGCCGCGGGACGTCTCCACGGAGGAGCTGCGGGCCAAGGGAGCCGTCGGCGACATCATGGGCCAGTTCTACGACGAG is a genomic window containing:
- a CDS encoding IclR family transcriptional regulator domain-containing protein — encoded protein: MARIETEDAATEDRDFVASLEKGLAVIEAFDADRPRLTLTDVAKLTGITRAAARRYLKTLTKLNYADFDGRYFSLSPRILRLGYAYLASSSLSMRLQPFLERISAETGESSSAAILDGDDIVYIARSATQRIMSVSLGVGTRLPAYCTSLGRAILAFQPEKALEAYLKRVRLEPRTPYTITRKQDLRAALETVRAEGCAVINEELELGLRSIAVPLVQANGTVRVALNIGTQAARVPASEMKTRFLPPLLEAAETLRRIL
- the purU gene encoding formyltetrahydrofolate deformylase translates to MSAEQFILTLSCRNRPGIVAAVSTHLFRNGGNILEAQQFDDTESNRFFMRVVFDFVEGAQPLDVQRQAFAPVAEAHDMAFSIRSRAERQRVLILVSKFDHCLADLLYRWRTGELPMDIAGIVSNHPRETFAHHDFSGLSFHYLKVTPQTKQEQEAALWDLVQSTGTDLVVLARYMQVLSDGLAAKLAGRCINIHHSFLPGFKGAKPYHQAHARGVKLIGATAHYVTADLDEGPIIEQDVERISHHDTPEDLIRKGRDIERRVLARAIAWHLDGRVLLNGARTVVFRD
- a CDS encoding glycerophosphodiester phosphodiesterase family protein encodes the protein MVMIVGHRGARNLWPENSLEGFRKLAAMGVEGVEFDVHMTRDGKLVVIHDPTLERTTHGSGPVGRKTLAELQSIGLRDSSERIPSLDEVLDVLGPSGLELHIEIKTDAVGNPYEGLEALALEAVRRRGLEERSFLTCFAPEVLERVRQLDPKIRVLASLDRRSAEMMGGLDRAIARFAAIPGCTIAVEKALLVHSMESFLSAVGTGRLGAWVPNEEADLEYWLAQPVRQITTDRPDLALAVRRRLAEAAA
- a CDS encoding ABC transporter permease subunit, giving the protein MVERSPVLTLVCHLILIGGIVLVCMPLYFAFIAGSLTMQEVQQVPMPWLPGGHFVENLATAWNRVNFGRLLINSFIVATGITVGKVAISLLSAFAITYFRFRFRLLAFWLIFMSLMLPVEVRIVPTYESVANAALPIQWLVDALDIAGLWEWITGHRVEIALEWNMLNTYQGLILPLIASASATFLFRQFFLTVPEELLEAARLDGASAMRFFWTILLPLSRSNMIALSIILFLYGWNQYLWPLLFTTDKDMATAVIGVKHLIPRSDTEPAWNVAMSGALLAMLPPVLVVLVMQRWFVRGLVDSSK
- a CDS encoding ABC transporter permease subunit, which encodes MVARTHEPGLKQAHFRTAGLPTLLLLPQLLILLFFFFIPSVRALMQAFLLADPFGATVHFVWLDNFKALFRSESYRNSVWVTIWFTLAQNVLTIVVALVLAFATDRVVRFQAAYKGIILLPYAIAPVIAGVIWAFLFNPSVGPIAFFLKSLGVAWDPNRNGWDAMLLVVLAASWKHICYDYIFLVAGLLAVPKSLMEAAAVDGAGPVKRFFQIALPLLGPTLFFLTTMNFVYGFFETFAIIDAVTHGGPAGATNILVYKVYQDGFVNLDLGSSAAQSVLLMTFALLLTLLQFKYVERKVNYSI
- a CDS encoding extracellular solute-binding protein, with amino-acid sequence MLSLKAQAAAGVLALCLSGAAMAEPVEVQWWHAMTGVNGERVDELVKKFNESNEQYKVVAVNKGNYDEVINSTIAAYRAKRPPHIVQIYERGFMTMLLSDAIVPAQDLMEKAGYKIDWNDFIKPVAGFYSYKGRLAAMPFNSSSPILFYNKDQFQKAGFDKPAQTWGEFEKQLYAIKKSGAAECGTALATDYHWSLIENYSAINDQPYATKANGYNGLDTEFVYNKTLVVPQVARLKRWLDDGVLKIAGQGFSPEQLFTSGTCATYFASTAAHSGIEKNAKIAWSATFLPWEEGREPKNSTIGGAALWVIKGHKPEEEKAVAAFFDFLAKPETQLWWHKATGYVPLTNKAYELAKSQGYYKESPTREIAILQLNRGTPSENSLGFHFGNFTQAMFAQREEVEALFAGKKDAQQAMDDAVKRGNEILRQYERLNKGKY
- a CDS encoding sn-glycerol-1-phosphate dehydrogenase, with the translated sequence MADQARVLDRAIEKAAVTRSVFVAPGALAALPECVRDFGERPLVVIADDNTMEAAGRAAVSVLAGAGLTVAEPVVLDEKPRVKPHAATARGIAATLRERGAIPVSVGSGVVNDLTKYAAEVAGVPYVCVATAASMDGYAASGAALLDEGFKRTLDCAPPVAVVADLDIVAKAPRRMAGWGYGDLAGKIVAGADWKLADALGEETIDPEPFAMVQDNVRAWLAEPAAVANGEGAATGALVNGLLVAGFAMQAHGNSRPASGAEHLISHVWEMERLTFRGEPAAHGACVGIGTVALLALYEWFLDQDIAPGTVRTASGASTPERIEAEIAAGFPAGHLADSARAEMAAKGGRAHRRAERLALLAERWPALREDLRRTCVPAATMETWLRQAGAPAHPGDLGVPLSKLAADYRRARLIRRRYTLLDLLDDLGWLDRGIAALFAEDGFWGRRMGAEVRHAASA
- a CDS encoding sugar-binding transcriptional regulator encodes the protein MTRPDEQIEARVAWLYFMEGLTQAEIAERLGMTRLRVNRMLVEARTSGLVSIALNSRFASCVELERTLVGELGLKAAIVIPTPQDPDLIPVLIGQATGEYLSTYLEENRVRGLGLGWGATLRETIRNMRSGRYPDLCVNSMMGGLTHGLELNTFETASALANRLNAQCQYLAAPIYAGSPESRDIILAQDVFRETFERIAANDIAVLSIGDLSERSLLVRYGLPRDVSTEELRAKGAVGDIMGQFYDEWGKPIDHPLNRRAIALDLDDLARIPTVVLASGGANKTLAVAGALRARRASVLVCDEDTAREALALARGAAAA